A single Saccharomyces paradoxus chromosome II, complete sequence DNA region contains:
- the HSM3 gene encoding Hsm3p (Proteasome-interacting protein~similar to YBR272C) — protein sequence MSEKETNYVEDLLTQLENELNEDTLSEDIDALLRKCSLNLVTVVSLPDMDVKPLLATIKRFLMSNTSYESLNYDYLLDIVDKLVPVVDFDDVLEVYSAEDLVKALKSEIDPLRVAACKVIENSQPKGLFATSNIIDTLLDILFDEKVANDKLITAIEKALERLSTDELIRRRLFDNNLPYLMSVKGRMETVSFVRLVDFLAIEFPFISGAEFKDILFGFTKEEVLKSVEDILVFIELVNYYTKFLFEIRNQDKYWALKHVNKTLPIFAQLFEDTENYPDIRAFSINCLLRLFAEVSRIEEDEYSLFKAMDKDFLKIGSEAKLVTEWLELINPHYLIKYHKDVVESYFHVSGYSMGLLRNLAADEECFNVIRNKFNAEIILKLPYLEQMQVVETLTRFVYTSKFLLNEMPKVMGSLIGDGSAGAIVDLETLHYRNSALRNLLDKGQKNLGIWYEPLAREYSMAINGKNYSKGSEAKIADDYIA from the coding sequence atgagtGAGAAAGAGACAAATTATGTGGAAGATCTTCTTACACAATTAGAAAATGAGCTTAATGAAGATACCTTGTCTGAAGATATCGACGCACTACTAAGGAAAtgttctttgaatttggtGACTGTTGTCTCCCTTCCAGATATGGATGTTAAACCACTACTGGCTACGATTAAGCGTTTTCTAATGTCTAACACATCGTATGAGTCATTAAATTACGATTATCTTTTGGACATAGTGGACAAGCTGGTTCCTGTGGTTGATTTTGACGACGTGCTAGAAGTTTACAGTGCGGAGGACTTAGTGAAGGCCCTGAAGTCAGAAATAGATCCATTACGGGTGGCAGCATGTAAAGTCATTGAGAATTCTCAGCCAAAGGGTTTATTTGCGACTAGCAATATCATTGATACTCTATTGGATATTCTATTTGATGAGAAAGTGGCGAATGATAAGCTCATTACAGCCATCGAAAAAGCGTTGGAAAGATTGAGTACAGATGAGTTGATTAGGCGTCGATTATTTGATAATAATTTACCGTACCTAATGAGTGTAAAGGGTAGAATGGAAACGGTTTCGTTTGTCAGATTAGTTGACTTCTTGGCTATTGAGTTTCCATTTATCAGCGGCGCTGAGTTCAAGGATATCTTATTTGGCTTTACTAAGGAGGAGGTTTTGAAATCCGTGGAAGATATCCTTGTATTCATCGAATTGGTTAATTATTACACTAAATTCTTGTTTGAAATACGAAATCAGGATAAATATTGGGCTTTAAAACATGTCAATAAAACATTGCCAATATTTGCTCAGCTTTTCGAAGATACAGAGAACTATCCAGATATCAGGGCCTTCTCTATAAATTGTCTTTTACGGCTATTCGCAGAGGTTTCTCggattgaagaagatgaatattctttattcaAGGCCATGGACaaggattttttgaagattggGTCTGAAGCGAAATTGGTAACCGAGTGGTTGGAATTAATTAATCCACATTATCTGATAAAGTATCATAAAGATGTGGTCGAAAGCTATTTTCACGTCAGTGGCTATAGTATGGGATTGTTGAGAAATCTTGCAGCAGATGAAGAATGTTTTAATGTTATAAGGAACAAATTCAATGCTGAGATTATTTTAAAACTACCGTACTTGGAACAAATGCAAGTAGTAGAAACCTTGACGAGATTCGTATACACATCGAAGTTTTTGCTCAATGAAATGCCAAAGGTGATGGGCAGTTTGATAGGTGATGGAAGTGCAGGTGCTATTGTAGATCTTGAGACTCTACATTATAGAAATTCTGCCTTGAGAAATCTACTGGACAAAGGCCAGAAAAACCTGGGGATATGGTATGAACCTTTAGCGCGAGAATACTCTATGGCAATCAACGGAAAGAATTATTCCAAAGGCAGTGAAGCCAAGATTGCAGATGATTATATTGCATAA